The following proteins are encoded in a genomic region of Synechococcus sp. CBW1002:
- a CDS encoding gamma carbonic anhydrase family protein, translating into MAPFPWPEPRIHPEAWVADSAVVIGEVDLATGASLWPTAVARGDVCPIVIGANSNVQDGAVLHGDPGQPVTIGADVTIGHRAVVHGATLEDGCLIGIGAIVLNGVTVGAGALVAAGSVVTRDVPAGALVMGAPAQVKHQLSPEAIAEQREHAHRYRQLAQAHAGRSSERGF; encoded by the coding sequence ATGGCCCCCTTCCCCTGGCCCGAGCCGCGGATCCACCCGGAGGCCTGGGTGGCCGATTCGGCGGTGGTGATCGGTGAGGTGGATCTCGCCACCGGGGCGAGCCTCTGGCCCACGGCGGTGGCCCGCGGTGATGTCTGCCCGATCGTGATCGGCGCCAACAGCAACGTGCAGGATGGCGCCGTGCTGCATGGCGATCCCGGCCAGCCCGTGACCATCGGCGCCGACGTGACCATCGGCCACCGGGCCGTGGTGCATGGCGCCACCCTCGAAGACGGCTGCCTGATCGGCATCGGCGCCATCGTGCTCAATGGCGTCACCGTGGGGGCTGGCGCCCTGGTGGCGGCCGGCTCGGTGGTGACGCGCGACGTGCCGGCCGGCGCCCTGGTGATGGGGGCACCGGCCCAGGTGAAACACCAGCTCAGCCCGGAGGCGATCGCTGAGCAGAGAGAGCATGCCCACCGCTATCGCCAGCTGGCGCAGGCCCATGCCGGCCGCAGCAGCGAGCGGGGCTTCTGA
- the psbA gene encoding photosystem II q(b) protein — protein sequence MTSASVAPSRSRPWESFKDWITSTSNRLYIGWFGVLMIPTLLAAAICFIVAFIAAPPVDIDGIREPVTGSLLYGNNIITAAVVPSSNAIGLHFYPIWEASSLDEWLYNGGPYQLIIFHFLIGIYAYLGREWELSYRLGMRPWIAVAYSAPVGAATAVLLVYAIGQGSFSDPMPLGISGTFNFMMVLQAEHNVLMHPFHMLGVAGIFGGSLFSAMHGSLVTSSLVRETTESESQNRGYKFGQEEETYNIVAAHGYFGRLIFQYASFNNSRSLHFFLAAWPVVGIWFATLAVISFSFNVNGFNFNHSVLDHQGHVINTWADILNRGGLGIEAIHERNTHNFPLDLAAVESQPVALSAPAIG from the coding sequence ATGACGTCTGCCTCAGTCGCTCCATCCCGGAGCCGCCCGTGGGAGTCCTTCAAGGACTGGATCACCAGCACCAGCAACCGCCTCTATATCGGCTGGTTCGGTGTGCTGATGATCCCCACCCTGCTGGCGGCAGCCATCTGCTTCATCGTTGCCTTCATCGCCGCTCCGCCCGTCGACATCGACGGCATCCGCGAACCCGTGACCGGCAGCCTGCTTTACGGCAACAACATCATCACGGCCGCGGTGGTGCCCAGCTCCAATGCGATCGGTCTGCACTTTTACCCCATCTGGGAAGCCAGCAGCCTCGATGAGTGGCTGTACAACGGCGGCCCCTATCAATTGATCATTTTCCACTTCCTGATCGGCATCTATGCCTATCTCGGCCGCGAGTGGGAACTGAGCTACCGCCTGGGCATGCGCCCCTGGATTGCCGTGGCCTACAGCGCCCCCGTGGGTGCCGCCACCGCCGTGCTGCTGGTGTATGCCATCGGGCAAGGCTCCTTCTCAGACCCCATGCCCCTGGGGATCAGTGGCACCTTCAACTTCATGATGGTGCTGCAAGCCGAGCACAATGTGCTCATGCATCCGTTTCACATGCTGGGCGTGGCCGGCATCTTTGGTGGCAGCCTGTTCTCTGCCATGCATGGCTCCCTGGTGACCAGTTCCCTGGTGCGGGAAACCACCGAGAGCGAGTCTCAGAACCGTGGCTACAAGTTCGGTCAGGAAGAAGAGACCTATAACATTGTGGCCGCCCATGGCTACTTCGGCCGCCTGATCTTCCAGTACGCCTCCTTCAATAACAGCCGCAGCCTCCACTTCTTCCTGGCAGCCTGGCCTGTGGTGGGGATCTGGTTTGCCACCCTGGCCGTGATCAGCTTCTCGTTCAATGTCAACGGCTTCAACTTCAACCATTCAGTGCTCGACCATCAAGGCCATGTGATCAACACCTGGGCCGATATCCTCAACCGCGGCGGTCTTGGTATCGAGGCCATCCACGAACGCAATACCCATAACTTCCCGCTCGATCTTGCCGCAGTGGAAAGCCAGCCCGTTGCCCTGAGTGCACCAGCGATCGGTTAG
- a CDS encoding ferrous iron transporter B, protein MKHSEAAEASAQGGAQRRRFGSAGGCHGPSTKPPGSASVTVALLGLPNTGKSTLYSRLTGRHAHIANWPGLTVDLLCGDLPPAADGRRFELVDLPGIHDLSGSSEDEAIVQSYLRTTPPDLALVVINASQISTQIALALQVRSLGVATVLALNMSDEARRYGIRIDHAALSRRLEMPVLAINAKSREGLEALLHTLHTVQADPCPTIAAASPVDEALDRQVAELLAGVVVMPPDRRVTRSRGLDRILLNPLVGPLVFLAIVLIMFQGLYIVGGSLQEVLGVIFDAIENHLIVPPLANLGTPELLQGFLVDGVWMGVTTVVSFTPLIFVFYLVMAVVEDSGYLPRAAFLMDGFMHWLGLDGRAFVLQVMGCGCNVPAILGTRVIRDRAMRLLTMLVIPFALCQARLTVFIFLAGIFFPKPWWAPGLVVFAFYLLSFLAAIITGLLFKRAYRSDEAFVLELPPYRQPSLGTILQRAWMEMLNFVTSTRLFIVIGAAAVWLLTNLPPAAASGSGASLASAIGGLFQPLLGPIGMTPDLTVSLFFGFIAKEILLGPWL, encoded by the coding sequence ATGAAACATTCCGAAGCTGCAGAGGCCTCTGCCCAGGGCGGGGCCCAACGTCGGCGCTTTGGTTCGGCTGGCGGATGTCATGGGCCGTCAACCAAGCCTCCAGGCTCCGCCTCCGTCACGGTGGCGTTGCTGGGCCTGCCCAACACCGGTAAGTCGACGCTCTACAGCCGGCTGACCGGTCGCCATGCCCATATCGCCAACTGGCCCGGGCTCACCGTTGATCTGCTCTGTGGCGATCTGCCGCCGGCCGCCGATGGTCGTCGGTTCGAGCTGGTCGACCTACCAGGTATCCACGACCTCAGTGGCTCCAGTGAAGACGAAGCAATCGTCCAGAGTTACCTGCGAACAACCCCGCCGGATCTGGCGCTGGTGGTGATCAACGCCAGTCAGATCAGCACCCAGATCGCCCTGGCCCTGCAGGTGCGAAGCCTGGGCGTTGCCACCGTGCTGGCGCTCAACATGAGTGATGAGGCCAGACGTTATGGCATCCGCATTGACCACGCTGCCCTGAGTCGGCGGCTGGAGATGCCGGTGCTGGCGATCAACGCCAAGAGTCGTGAGGGCCTGGAGGCGCTGCTCCACACTCTCCATACCGTCCAGGCGGATCCTTGCCCCACCATTGCGGCCGCTTCACCTGTCGATGAGGCGCTGGATCGGCAGGTGGCGGAGCTGCTTGCAGGTGTCGTGGTGATGCCGCCGGACAGGCGTGTGACGAGAAGCCGCGGCCTCGATCGGATTCTGCTCAATCCCCTGGTGGGCCCGCTGGTGTTCCTGGCGATTGTGCTGATCATGTTCCAGGGGCTCTACATCGTTGGTGGCAGCCTTCAGGAGGTTCTGGGGGTGATCTTCGATGCGATTGAGAACCACCTAATTGTTCCTCCCCTTGCGAACCTCGGCACCCCGGAGTTGCTGCAGGGCTTTCTGGTGGACGGCGTCTGGATGGGTGTCACCACCGTCGTCAGTTTCACGCCGCTGATCTTTGTCTTCTATCTGGTGATGGCTGTGGTGGAAGACTCGGGCTATCTTCCCCGGGCCGCCTTTCTGATGGATGGCTTCATGCACTGGCTCGGCCTGGATGGTCGCGCCTTCGTGCTGCAGGTGATGGGTTGCGGCTGCAATGTGCCGGCAATTCTAGGCACCCGCGTGATCCGCGATCGCGCCATGCGGTTGCTCACCATGCTGGTGATTCCGTTTGCCCTCTGCCAGGCGAGGCTCACCGTCTTCATCTTTCTGGCTGGAATCTTTTTCCCTAAACCCTGGTGGGCTCCTGGGCTTGTGGTCTTCGCCTTTTATCTGCTCAGTTTCCTGGCGGCGATCATCACAGGACTCCTGTTCAAGCGAGCTTACCGCAGTGATGAGGCTTTCGTGCTGGAACTGCCGCCTTATCGCCAGCCGAGCCTGGGCACGATTCTGCAACGGGCCTGGATGGAGATGCTCAACTTCGTCACCAGCACGCGCCTGTTCATCGTGATCGGTGCTGCGGCGGTGTGGTTGCTGACCAACCTTCCCCCGGCGGCGGCCTCCGGCAGTGGCGCCAGTCTGGCGAGTGCCATCGGTGGGCTCTTTCAACCGTTGCTGGGCCCGATCGGTATGACCCCGGATCTCACGGTGTCGTTGTTCTTCGGTTTCATCGCCAAGGAAATCCTGCTGGGGCCATGGCTGTGA
- a CDS encoding photosystem II protein Y, producing MDLRLLLVATPIVLAAAWAVFHIGRAAVGQLQLMIKRARA from the coding sequence ATGGATCTGCGGCTGCTGCTGGTTGCCACTCCGATCGTTCTGGCTGCGGCCTGGGCCGTGTTCCATATCGGCCGCGCCGCCGTGGGTCAGCTGCAGCTGATGATCAAGCGCGCCCGCGCCTGA
- a CDS encoding FAD/NAD(P)-binding oxidoreductase — MAASSRHHQVVIVGGGCAGITVANLLLQQRPGIEIAILEPSADHDYQPGWTLVGGGIMALEQTRRDEASLIPTGVTWIQAAATGFDPAANAVSTSSGEILTYDTLVMALGLQSRWERIAGLPEALGSHGVCSNYSPRYAPYTWETIKQFQGGTAIFTVPETPIKCGGAPQKVMYLADDHFKARSGVGVNTRVIFCSALTSLFSVPAYARTLERVVRNRGIEVHFGWNLRQVRAKEQVAVFEVEEPGGSKRIEELSFAMLHAVPPMTAPEVVSGSPLAGDGPGGWAATDPFTLQHPSWPNVFCLGDVAGLPTSKTAGAVRGEAPVVSANLLAFLDGKPLDAQYDGYTVCPLITGYGNVVMAEFDYSQKPVSSFLVDPTKPRWSMWLMKTRLLPWLYWNRMLPGKPHESRYLKPFAPLVHLLRLDYRESDSSEAESGAGQAGTC, encoded by the coding sequence ATGGCTGCCTCTTCCCGTCATCATCAGGTCGTGATCGTCGGTGGGGGGTGCGCCGGCATCACGGTGGCCAACCTGCTGCTGCAGCAGCGTCCCGGCATTGAGATCGCGATCCTTGAGCCATCGGCGGATCATGACTACCAACCGGGCTGGACCTTGGTGGGGGGAGGGATCATGGCTCTCGAGCAGACCCGCCGCGATGAGGCCTCCCTGATCCCCACCGGGGTGACCTGGATCCAGGCTGCCGCCACGGGCTTCGATCCTGCGGCCAACGCCGTGTCCACCAGCAGCGGTGAGATCCTGACCTACGACACCCTGGTGATGGCCCTGGGTCTGCAGTCGCGCTGGGAGCGCATCGCGGGTCTTCCGGAGGCCCTGGGAAGCCATGGGGTGTGCAGCAACTACTCACCCCGCTATGCCCCCTACACCTGGGAAACGATCAAACAGTTCCAGGGCGGCACCGCGATCTTCACCGTGCCCGAGACACCGATCAAATGCGGCGGTGCGCCGCAGAAGGTGATGTATCTGGCCGACGATCACTTCAAGGCCAGAAGCGGCGTGGGGGTGAACACACGGGTGATCTTCTGCTCTGCCCTCACATCTCTGTTTTCCGTGCCGGCCTATGCACGCACCTTGGAGAGGGTGGTACGGAACCGCGGCATCGAAGTGCATTTCGGCTGGAATCTCAGGCAGGTTCGGGCCAAGGAGCAGGTGGCGGTCTTTGAAGTGGAGGAGCCAGGCGGCAGCAAGCGCATCGAGGAACTGTCCTTCGCGATGCTCCACGCTGTGCCGCCGATGACAGCACCGGAGGTGGTGTCTGGCAGTCCGCTGGCGGGCGACGGACCTGGCGGCTGGGCGGCGACAGATCCGTTCACGCTGCAGCATCCCAGCTGGCCGAATGTGTTCTGCCTGGGCGATGTGGCCGGCCTGCCCACCTCCAAGACAGCCGGTGCCGTTCGAGGAGAAGCCCCGGTGGTGTCGGCCAATCTGCTGGCTTTCCTGGATGGCAAGCCCCTGGATGCTCAGTACGACGGCTACACGGTGTGCCCCCTGATCACCGGCTACGGCAACGTGGTGATGGCGGAGTTCGATTACAGCCAGAAGCCGGTGAGCTCCTTCCTGGTGGACCCCACCAAGCCGCGCTGGAGCATGTGGCTGATGAAGACCCGCCTGTTGCCATGGCTCTACTGGAACCGAATGCTGCCCGGGAAGCCCCACGAAAGCCGCTACCTCAAACCCTTCGCACCGTTGGTGCACCTGTTGCGGCTGGACTATCGCGAATCGGACAGCAGCGAGGCCGAATCGGGAGCCGGCCAGGCCGGAACCTGCTGA
- a CDS encoding beta-glucosidase, with protein sequence MTDPAPDPASQARALSLLAEMSLAEKLHLLDGDTPFWAGMVDIATRDASHRHPWPTGCLPRLGLKGLQFVDGPRGVVLEGGATTFPVPIARGATWDPELEERIGEAIAREARSFGADWVAAVCVNLLRHPGWGRAQETYGEDPVHLGAMGAAMTRGLQRHAIACVKHFALNSIDSSRFLVDVRASQRVLHELYLPHFRDCVKAGAGSVMSAYNRVNGEWCGQHPQLLQDILKTRWDFGGFVVTDFIFGVRDGVRALLAGQDLEMPFRMIFEGSLSEAVADGRLPIHRIDEAVLRLLQAQLTVPPGSYPMSLRHGADHRQLAREAATKSIVLLKNEGSVLPLRGLHSLAVIGPYLAVANLGDRGSSDTRPEPGSVVTPLAGLQAAAPELRLEVADGADLRAATALAAECDAALLVLGLDWRLEGEHIHPGDIAPILQQVPPPDGLLRLGRSRVLPLWRPVARLIAWITSYGSARRGGDFAAGDRTGLDLPPEQVALIEAVAAANPRTVVVLMGGGAILTEGWHDRVPGLLLLWYPGQRGGEALADVLLGRVSPSGRLPFTIPTNAAHLPPFEPRAQQVTYDLWHGYRRLRREGHRAAYPFGYGLSYSRFELADLTAAIEPQAGEEGELVVEVTVRNGGAMEADEVVQVYLEPPGRQVERPARVLVGFQRASMAMAEQRRLVLRIPLRRLAYFEESSDGFVLEPGLHRLVVARHAEDAGLALELQVEGRILGR encoded by the coding sequence GTGACTGATCCCGCTCCCGACCCTGCGTCTCAGGCCCGGGCTCTGTCGCTGCTGGCGGAGATGAGCCTGGCCGAGAAGCTGCATCTGCTCGACGGCGACACCCCGTTCTGGGCCGGCATGGTGGACATCGCCACCCGGGATGCCTCCCATCGCCATCCCTGGCCCACCGGTTGCCTGCCGAGGCTGGGCCTGAAGGGGCTGCAGTTTGTCGATGGTCCCCGCGGTGTGGTGCTCGAAGGGGGTGCCACCACCTTTCCGGTACCGATCGCCCGCGGTGCCACCTGGGATCCCGAGCTGGAGGAGAGGATCGGCGAGGCGATCGCCCGCGAGGCCCGCAGCTTCGGGGCCGACTGGGTGGCCGCCGTGTGCGTCAACCTGCTGCGCCATCCCGGCTGGGGCCGGGCCCAGGAGACCTATGGCGAAGACCCGGTGCATCTGGGTGCCATGGGAGCAGCGATGACCCGCGGTCTGCAGCGCCACGCCATCGCCTGCGTCAAGCACTTTGCGCTCAACTCGATCGACAGCTCCCGCTTCCTGGTGGACGTTCGTGCCTCGCAGCGGGTGCTGCATGAGCTCTACCTCCCCCACTTCCGCGACTGTGTCAAGGCCGGCGCCGGCTCGGTGATGAGCGCCTACAACCGGGTCAACGGCGAATGGTGCGGACAGCATCCCCAGCTGCTGCAGGACATCCTCAAGACCCGCTGGGACTTTGGGGGATTTGTCGTCACCGATTTCATCTTCGGTGTGCGGGATGGGGTGCGGGCTCTGCTGGCGGGCCAGGACCTGGAGATGCCGTTCCGGATGATCTTCGAGGGCAGCCTCAGCGAGGCGGTGGCGGATGGGCGCCTGCCGATCCACCGCATTGACGAGGCAGTGCTGCGGCTCTTGCAGGCCCAGCTCACGGTTCCTCCAGGCTCCTATCCGATGTCCCTGCGCCACGGCGCCGACCATCGGCAACTGGCCCGGGAGGCGGCCACCAAGTCGATCGTGCTGCTGAAGAACGAAGGATCGGTGCTGCCCCTGCGGGGTCTGCACTCCCTGGCCGTGATCGGTCCGTATCTGGCGGTGGCGAACCTGGGCGATCGGGGTTCCTCGGACACCCGGCCCGAGCCGGGATCGGTGGTCACACCCCTGGCGGGCCTGCAGGCCGCCGCCCCAGAGCTGCGGCTGGAGGTTGCCGATGGCGCCGACCTCAGGGCGGCCACCGCCCTGGCCGCCGAGTGCGACGCGGCCCTGCTGGTGCTGGGGCTGGACTGGCGCCTGGAGGGAGAGCACATCCATCCCGGCGACATTGCCCCGATCCTGCAGCAGGTCCCCCCGCCCGATGGCCTGCTGCGCCTGGGGCGGAGCCGGGTGTTGCCGCTCTGGCGACCCGTGGCCCGCCTGATCGCCTGGATCACCAGCTACGGCTCGGCCAGGCGGGGCGGCGACTTCGCCGCGGGAGATCGCACCGGGCTGGATCTGCCGCCTGAGCAGGTGGCGCTGATCGAGGCGGTGGCCGCCGCCAATCCACGCACCGTGGTGGTGCTGATGGGTGGTGGCGCCATCCTCACCGAGGGGTGGCACGACCGGGTGCCCGGCCTGCTGCTGCTCTGGTACCCGGGGCAGCGGGGCGGCGAGGCTCTGGCCGACGTGCTGCTGGGCCGGGTCTCCCCATCCGGGCGCCTCCCCTTCACGATCCCCACCAATGCGGCGCATCTGCCGCCCTTCGAGCCCCGCGCTCAGCAGGTCACCTACGACCTGTGGCATGGCTACCGCCGCCTGCGGCGTGAGGGCCATCGCGCTGCCTATCCCTTCGGCTACGGACTCTCCTACAGCCGTTTCGAGCTGGCAGACCTCACAGCCGCGATCGAGCCGCAGGCCGGGGAGGAGGGCGAGCTGGTGGTGGAGGTCACGGTGCGCAATGGGGGCGCGATGGAGGCCGATGAGGTGGTTCAGGTCTACCTGGAGCCGCCCGGCCGGCAGGTGGAACGCCCCGCTCGGGTGCTGGTGGGCTTCCAGAGGGCCAGCATGGCGATGGCAGAGCAGAGGCGCCTCGTGCTGCGGATCCCGCTGCGGCGGCTTGCCTACTTCGAGGAATCCAGCGATGGCTTCGTGCTCGAACCTGGCCTGCACCGGCTGGTGGTGGCGCGCCATGCCGAAGACGCTGGACTTGCCCTGGAGTTGCAGGTCGAAGGCCGCATCCTGGGCCGCTGA
- a CDS encoding DUF3122 domain-containing protein yields MRISVLVACGPDLGVRRSWRRCWQALLMVRLVAFLLILGLGIAPPAQAAADIQRWSQGDTSGDRWLVSLFEQPDPDFEAGWRLRLNGLGPDQHPDHGRSVAIEDTMGNHWELPNRSQEMVPAGETAIPDGSAQFDLAELMPRPSSALPLRLLVPMQGGADRELVLIPDMIAAISTLPRAPAEAADHPVS; encoded by the coding sequence ATGAGAATCTCTGTCCTGGTCGCCTGCGGGCCAGATCTGGGAGTGCGGCGATCCTGGCGCCGGTGCTGGCAGGCCCTGCTGATGGTCCGCCTTGTTGCCTTCCTTCTGATCCTGGGGCTGGGGATTGCCCCACCGGCTCAGGCTGCAGCCGATATTCAGCGCTGGTCGCAGGGCGACACCAGCGGCGATCGCTGGCTGGTCAGCCTGTTCGAGCAGCCTGATCCGGATTTCGAGGCCGGCTGGCGACTGCGGCTCAATGGCCTGGGCCCGGATCAGCATCCGGATCATGGCCGCTCTGTCGCCATCGAGGACACCATGGGCAATCACTGGGAGCTGCCCAACCGAAGCCAGGAAATGGTGCCCGCCGGGGAGACGGCCATTCCCGATGGATCGGCTCAGTTCGATCTGGCGGAGCTGATGCCACGGCCCAGTTCCGCCCTGCCCCTGAGGCTGTTGGTGCCGATGCAGGGTGGGGCCGATCGGGAGCTGGTGCTGATCCCCGACATGATCGCCGCCATCAGCACACTGCCCCGGGCTCCTGCAGAGGCAGCCGACCATCCAGTCAGCTGA
- the trmFO gene encoding FADH(2)-oxidizing methylenetetrahydrofolate--tRNA-(uracil(54)-C(5))-methyltransferase TrmFO, producing MVLVIGAGLAGTEAAWQIAQAGLPVVLVEMRPLRRSPAHHSADFAELVCSNSFGALSSDRAAGLLQEELRRLGSLVIRTADAHAVPAGGALAVDRGRYSAALTAALEAHPLVTIERREQVDLPPADQITVLATGPLTSEPLAEQLRAFTGRADCHFFDAASPIVEGESIDLGRAFRASRYDKGDADYINCPMNKEQFLAFREALLAAEQVELKDFEQESASFFEGCLPIEELARRGEDTMRYGPLKPIGLWDPRWGDVNDRDVRRANRAYAVVQLRQEDKDGRLWNLVGFQTNLKWGEQKRVLRLIPGLENAEFVRFGVMHRNTFLESPQLLDPTLQFRSRSTLLAAGQITGTEGYAAAVAGGWLAGTNAARLARGEQPIQLPATTMIGALTHFIAEAPCGGSGKRGGFQPMPPTFGLLPELAERIRDKRRRYGAYRDRALSDLEPFQAASLQMAGLQPASLEAAGLQATALQATTA from the coding sequence ATGGTTCTGGTGATCGGTGCCGGACTCGCCGGCACTGAAGCGGCCTGGCAGATCGCCCAGGCCGGACTTCCTGTTGTACTGGTGGAAATGCGGCCGCTGCGGCGCTCCCCGGCTCACCACAGCGCTGACTTCGCTGAGCTGGTGTGCAGCAACAGCTTTGGTGCGCTCTCCAGTGATCGGGCTGCTGGCCTGCTTCAGGAGGAATTGCGTCGGCTGGGTTCCCTGGTGATCCGCACCGCCGATGCCCACGCGGTGCCCGCCGGAGGTGCCCTGGCTGTGGATCGCGGCCGCTACAGCGCTGCCCTCACCGCCGCCCTGGAAGCCCATCCGTTGGTCACGATCGAGCGGCGCGAGCAGGTGGACCTGCCGCCGGCCGATCAGATCACCGTGCTGGCCACCGGACCGCTCACCAGCGAACCGCTTGCGGAGCAGTTGCGCGCCTTCACCGGCCGGGCCGATTGCCACTTCTTCGATGCCGCCAGTCCGATCGTGGAGGGCGAGAGCATCGATCTGGGCCGCGCCTTCCGCGCCTCCCGCTACGACAAGGGCGATGCCGACTACATCAATTGCCCGATGAACAAGGAGCAGTTCCTCGCTTTCCGAGAGGCGCTGCTGGCCGCTGAGCAGGTCGAGCTCAAGGATTTCGAGCAGGAGAGCGCCAGCTTCTTCGAGGGCTGCCTGCCGATCGAGGAGCTGGCCCGCCGCGGTGAAGACACCATGCGCTATGGGCCGCTCAAGCCGATCGGTCTCTGGGATCCCCGCTGGGGAGATGTCAACGACCGCGACGTGCGCCGCGCCAACCGTGCCTATGCCGTGGTGCAGCTCCGCCAGGAAGACAAGGACGGCCGCCTCTGGAATCTGGTGGGCTTCCAGACCAACCTCAAATGGGGCGAGCAGAAGCGGGTGCTGCGCCTGATCCCGGGGCTGGAGAACGCTGAATTCGTGCGCTTCGGCGTGATGCATCGCAACACCTTCCTGGAGTCGCCCCAGCTGCTCGATCCCACCCTGCAGTTCCGCAGCCGGTCCACCCTGCTGGCCGCCGGCCAGATCACCGGCACCGAGGGCTATGCGGCGGCCGTGGCCGGCGGCTGGCTGGCCGGCACCAACGCCGCCCGGCTGGCCCGGGGTGAGCAGCCGATCCAGCTGCCCGCCACCACCATGATCGGCGCCCTCACCCACTTCATCGCCGAGGCCCCCTGCGGCGGCTCAGGCAAGCGCGGCGGCTTCCAGCCGATGCCGCCAACCTTCGGCCTGCTGCCCGAGCTGGCCGAACGCATCCGCGACAAGCGCCGCCGCTACGGCGCCTACCGCGACCGGGCCCTGTCTGATCTGGAGCCCTTTCAGGCGGCCAGTCTTCAGATGGCCGGTCTCCAGCCAGCCAGCCTTGAGGCAGCCGGTCTTCAGGCCACTGCCCTTCAGGCAACCACCGCTTAA
- a CDS encoding nucleoside recognition domain-containing protein, which translates to MAVIYRTSESGLGTAIQSAITPLQALSFMTFTLLYTPCLSTVAIQLKESKSRMFALMSVGWSLSLAWLMALLVYQAGGWLLA; encoded by the coding sequence ATGGCTGTGATCTACCGCACCAGCGAGAGCGGCCTGGGAACAGCGATCCAGAGCGCGATCACACCCTTGCAGGCGCTCAGTTTCATGACCTTCACCCTGCTCTACACCCCCTGCCTGTCAACGGTGGCGATTCAGCTGAAGGAATCGAAAAGCAGGATGTTTGCGCTCATGTCCGTGGGTTGGTCGCTGTCGCTGGCCTGGTTGATGGCTCTGCTGGTGTATCAGGCCGGCGGCTGGCTGCTGGCCTGA
- a CDS encoding helix-turn-helix transcriptional regulator, with product MPSPQLLEEYSQFFRLLSEPARLQLLCHLQKGPMDVASLIEATGFSQSHISRQLGQLQRAGLVSCERDGVRMIYLADDPLVQDLCTLVQTRLKQRLEQQLQQLRAA from the coding sequence ATGCCCAGTCCTCAGCTCCTTGAGGAGTACAGCCAGTTTTTCAGGCTCCTGAGCGAGCCGGCCCGGTTGCAGCTGCTCTGTCACCTGCAGAAGGGGCCGATGGACGTGGCCTCCTTGATCGAGGCCACCGGTTTCTCCCAGTCCCACATCAGCCGTCAGCTGGGCCAGCTGCAGCGTGCCGGGCTGGTGAGCTGTGAGCGCGATGGGGTGCGGATGATCTACCTCGCTGATGATCCCTTGGTGCAAGACCTCTGCACCTTGGTCCAGACCCGGCTGAAGCAGAGGCTGGAGCAGCAGCTGCAGCAACTCAGGGCTGCCTGA
- a CDS encoding FeoA family protein translates to MILSQASAGDHVTLQTLPGHPALCQRLKAMGIKPGVRLEVIRRGRPGGILHLAHGMFEFMLRQEHARQMEVCADEAAQASSQPPA, encoded by the coding sequence ATGATCCTCAGCCAGGCCTCTGCCGGCGACCACGTCACCCTGCAGACCCTGCCAGGCCATCCAGCGCTTTGCCAGCGGTTGAAGGCGATGGGCATCAAACCGGGTGTTCGCCTCGAAGTGATCCGGCGTGGCAGACCTGGCGGGATTCTCCATCTCGCCCATGGCATGTTCGAGTTCATGCTGCGCCAGGAGCATGCCAGGCAGATGGAGGTCTGCGCCGATGAAGCCGCTCAGGCCAGCAGCCAGCCGCCGGCCTGA